Part of the Micromonospora rhizosphaerae genome is shown below.
TGCCGGAGGTGCTGACCCCTGCCGCGCCGTCCGTTCCGGCCCCCGCGGCAACCGAGGCGGGTGCCGCCTGGGCCGCCCCGACCATGGCGCTGCCGCTGGCCGCCACCGGCCTGGTCATCCAGCCCGGCATGGAACTGCCGATGCCCGACGAGTACGCCGGTCCACAGGCCGTCGACCGGCTCGCCACCCTGGACCTGCCCGGCGCCGGGCTCGGCGTGCTGGAGCGGGTGGTGAGCTTTGCCGCCGCCACCCAGGGCACCCACACCCCGGCGCCCTGGAGCGCGGTCCGGGTGCTGCTGCTGCACGGCGACCACTCCGGCGGGGCCGCCGCCGGCACGGTGCCCGGCGAGTCGGCCCGCCGGGCCCGGCAGGCCCGCGTCGGCAAGGGGGCCCTCGCCCGGCTGGCCGCCGAGAACGGCGCCAGCCTCCAGGTCGTCGACGCCCCGACCTCCGCCCCGATGGAGGAGGGGCCGGCGCTGACCGCCGAGCAGGTCGAGTCGGCCCTGCGGTACGGCTGGCGGCTGGCCGAGCAGGCCGCCGACGCGGGCGTACAGCTGCTGGTGCTGGCCGCGTGCGGCGCCGGCACGGACGCGGCGGCCGCGGCCGTGCTCGCGGCGACGGCCGGCGCGGAACCGCCGGCCGTGCTCGGTCGGGTGGTCACCGAGAGCGGCGAGATCGACGACGCGGCCTGGATGGCCCGCTGCGCGGCGGTCCGGGACGCGCTGCACCGGACCCGGCGGTCCCCACGCGGGGCCACGGACGTGCTGGCCGAGCTGGGCGGCGGTGACATCGCCGTCGCCACCGGCGTGCTGCTCGGCGCGACCGCCCGGCGGGTGCCGGTGCTGATCGACGGGCCGGTGGGCGTGGCCGCCGGGATGGTCAGCCGGGACCTGGCCGGGCAGGCCCGGCACTGGTGCCTGCTACCCGACCACGGCGGGCAGCCGGGCGTCCGGCTGGCCGCCGACGTGCTCGGCCTGACCCCGCTGCTCGACCTGCGGCTCGGCCTCGGCGAGGGAGCCACCGCGCTGGCCACGCTGCCGCTGCTGCGCTCGGCGCTGGCGCTGGCCGCCGCGCTGCCCACCCACCCCTCGCTCGGCGGCAGCGCCGACGAGGGCGAGGAGCCGGAGACCGACGAGGAGTTCGCCGAGCCCGAGCCCGCCGGGCCGGGCCCGACCACCACCGAGCCGGAGTTCACCGAGCCCGAGCCCGCCGGGCCGGGCCCGACCACCACCGAGCCGGAGTTCGCCGAGCCGCGGCGGGCGGAGCCCGGGTCCACCGCCGCCGAGCCGGACGAGCCGGTCGCGGTGCCGGACTCCTCCGGCCGGCGTGCCGACTGACTCCCGGGTCGCCGACGGCGTCCGACTGGCGGTCACCACCTTCACCACGCTGCCGGTGCGCGCCGGCCGGGTCGACCGGGACGCGGCGAGCGTCGCGATGGCGCTCGCCCCGGCGGTCGGGGCGCTGCTCGGCGCGGTCCTCGCCGGAGCGCTGCTGCTGTTGACGCAGATCGCTCCCCCGCTGGTCGCCGCCGCGGTCACCGTCGGTCTGGCCGCCCTGCTCACCCGCGGGCTGCACCTCGACGGGCTCGCCGACACCGTGGACGCGCTCGGCTCGTACCGGCGCGGGGCGGCGGCGCTGGAAATCATGAAGAAGCCGGACGTCGGCCCGTTCGGGGTGGTCGCGCTGGTGCTCGTACTCCTGCTGCAGGCCGCGGCGCTCGCGGAGCTGGCCGGGCGATCCTGGCCGGCGGTGCTCGCGGCCGTGGTCGCGGCCACCGCCGCCGGCCGGCTCGGCGTCGCGGTGGCCTGCCGGCGCGGCGTCCCCGCCGCCCGGCCGGAGGGGCTGGGCGCGCTGGTCGCCGGGACCGTCGGACCGGTCGCGCTGGTGCTCGGCACGGCCGCCGTCGCGCTGCTTGCGGTGCCGGCCGTGCCGGGCCGCCCGTGGCAGGGGCCGGTCGCCGTGGTCGCCGCCCTCGCCGTCGCGGTCGTGCTCCTGGGTCACCTGGTACGCCGGCTCGGCGGCGTCACCG
Proteins encoded:
- a CDS encoding bifunctional adenosylcobinamide kinase/adenosylcobinamide-phosphate guanylyltransferase: MSVDGWNTLLVLGGIRSGKSEFAESLVADAPTVRYVATAPEGDPEDTEWATRLAAHRGRRPGSWTTEETAGDPRRLADVIATAEPNETLLVDDLGGWVTVLLDPAHQPADDTATISELAAAVRATAARLVLVSPEVGLSLVPTTPLGRAFTDALGAANRTVADACDAVVLVVAGQPTWLKPAAGPRAVGVPTQAGPGQAGAPSQPTLAGPPTNGIALPEVLTPAAPSVPAPAATEAGAAWAAPTMALPLAATGLVIQPGMELPMPDEYAGPQAVDRLATLDLPGAGLGVLERVVSFAAATQGTHTPAPWSAVRVLLLHGDHSGGAAAGTVPGESARRARQARVGKGALARLAAENGASLQVVDAPTSAPMEEGPALTAEQVESALRYGWRLAEQAADAGVQLLVLAACGAGTDAAAAAVLAATAGAEPPAVLGRVVTESGEIDDAAWMARCAAVRDALHRTRRSPRGATDVLAELGGGDIAVATGVLLGATARRVPVLIDGPVGVAAGMVSRDLAGQARHWCLLPDHGGQPGVRLAADVLGLTPLLDLRLGLGEGATALATLPLLRSALALAAALPTHPSLGGSADEGEEPETDEEFAEPEPAGPGPTTTEPEFTEPEPAGPGPTTTEPEFAEPRRAEPGSTAAEPDEPVAVPDSSGRRAD
- the cobS gene encoding adenosylcobinamide-GDP ribazoletransferase, with protein sequence MPTDSRVADGVRLAVTTFTTLPVRAGRVDRDAASVAMALAPAVGALLGAVLAGALLLLTQIAPPLVAAAVTVGLAALLTRGLHLDGLADTVDALGSYRRGAAALEIMKKPDVGPFGVVALVLVLLLQAAALAELAGRSWPAVLAAVVAATAAGRLGVAVACRRGVPAARPEGLGALVAGTVGPVALVLGTAAVALLAVPAVPGRPWQGPVAVVAALAVAVVLLGHLVRRLGGVTGDVLGATVEIVTTLVYLGLVLSG